Proteins from a genomic interval of Schistosoma mansoni strain Puerto Rico chromosome 6, complete genome:
- a CDS encoding putative carbonic anhydrase, producing MCSGYYQSPIDLKTDISTLDLKLKTVIIYRNTSSTETTTIQNNGHSAEVKFPRNTWFISFDGILDYKYEIIQMHFHWGNTDDRGSEHTIDGFRFPLEGHIVSFRRQMYSSPSEAIGRPGGLAVLGIMHQIVESIKYEQTAFKAYNNFSGVLNSQFVPPNNSTIDDINLALLLSLLNPSRYFRYLGSLTTPPCTENVLWTVFIDPVLITREQINLFRNLPYGSNEKQTRMGDNFRPIQLLNPIDTLASRTLYRATASSLSLLSLSDNQEGQLNIVSEIRHRMTG from the exons ATGTGTTCAGGTTATTATCAATCACCAATCGATTTGAAGACAGATATATCTACACttgatttaaaattaaaaactgtGATAATTTATCGAAACACATCATCTACTGAGACTACTACAATTCAAAATAATGGTCACTCAG CTGAAGTTAAATTTCCACGAAACACTTGGTTTATATCGTTTGATGGAATACTTGATTACAAATATGAAATCATACAAATGCATTTCCACTGGGGTAATACTGATGATCGTGGATCTGAGCATACAATTGATGGATTTAGATTTCCTTTAGAA ggacatattgTATCGTTTCGAAGACAGATGTATTCTTCACCCAGTGAAGCTATTGGTCGACCAGGTGGACTTGCTGTTCTTGGTATCATGCATCAAATTGTtgaatcaataaaatatgaacAAACAGCGTTCAAGGCATATAACAATTTTTCTGGTGTACTGAATTCGCAATTCGTCCCTCCAAATAATTCGACAATTGATGATATAAATTTAGCGCTACTTCTAAGCTTGTTGAATCCTAGTCGTTATTTTCGCTATTTGGGTTCACTAACAACTCCACCATGCACAGAAAATGTTCTTTGGACTGTTTTTATAGATCCAGTGTTAATTACACGTGAACAG ATTAATTTATTTCGTAATTTACCTTATGGTTCCAATGAAAAACAAACTAGAATGGGTGATAATTTTCGTCctattcaactattaaatccaATAGATACACTTGCATCACGTACTCTATATCGAGCCACAGCATCAAGTCTTTCATTATTATCTttatcag ACAATCAAGAAGGTCAACTTAACATTGTTTCTGAAATCCGTCATCGTATGACAGGTTAA